The proteins below are encoded in one region of Desulfovermiculus halophilus DSM 18834:
- the rpsH gene encoding 30S ribosomal protein S8, which translates to MAVSDPIADMLTRIRNAHMALHKKTRVPKSKLKVSLAEILKNQGYITDFEHDDREIEVTLKYVRGKPAIAGLRRLSSPGCRQYVGVDEIPLVQNGLGINVISTSKGILDGQQARDNRVGGELLCEIW; encoded by the coding sequence ATGGCAGTATCTGATCCTATTGCGGATATGCTGACCCGGATCCGCAATGCCCATATGGCATTGCACAAAAAAACCCGTGTACCCAAATCAAAACTCAAGGTTTCATTAGCCGAGATATTGAAAAATCAGGGCTATATTACAGATTTTGAGCACGATGACCGGGAAATTGAAGTGACCCTCAAGTATGTGCGCGGGAAACCGGCTATCGCCGGTCTGCGTCGACTGAGCAGTCCAGGATGCCGGCAATATGTCGGCGTCGATGAGATCCCTCTGGTCCAAAATGGTCTGGGGATAAACGTTATTTCTACATCCAAAGGGATTCTGGACGGGCAGCAGGCGCGCGATAATCGAGTCGGCGGCGAACTTCTGTGTGAAATATGGTAA
- a CDS encoding type Z 30S ribosomal protein S14 yields MARQALRVKAQKKGKFKVREYNRCPICGRPRAFLRRFGICRICFRNMALAGELPGVRKSSW; encoded by the coding sequence GTGGCACGGCAAGCACTGCGAGTAAAAGCCCAAAAGAAGGGTAAATTCAAAGTTCGAGAGTACAATAGGTGCCCGATTTGCGGACGGCCCAGGGCCTTTTTGCGCAGATTCGGAATCTGCAGGATATGTTTTCGAAATATGGCGTTAGCCGGTGAACTGCCGGGTGTGCGCAAATCGAGCTGGTAA
- the rplE gene encoding 50S ribosomal protein L5, producing MSRLHEIYSEKIAPELKKEFSYSSPMQIPGMRSISLNMGLGEGSQDNKIIQDAVQELSLIAGQQAVITRAKKSIAAFKLREGMPVGCRVTLRHRRMWEFYDKLVNFALPRVRDFRGVQDRGFDGRGNFTLGIREHTIFPEINMDKIDRVKGLNVTVVTSARTDKEGKMLLQLLGMPFIK from the coding sequence ATGAGCCGCTTACACGAAATTTACAGCGAAAAGATAGCTCCTGAGCTCAAAAAGGAGTTCAGCTATTCATCGCCCATGCAGATTCCCGGCATGCGTTCCATATCTCTGAATATGGGGCTCGGCGAGGGCAGTCAAGACAACAAGATCATTCAGGACGCAGTCCAGGAGCTGTCTTTGATCGCCGGCCAACAAGCCGTCATTACCCGGGCCAAAAAATCCATTGCTGCCTTTAAGCTCCGGGAAGGAATGCCGGTCGGGTGCAGAGTCACCTTGCGCCATCGGCGAATGTGGGAGTTTTATGATAAGCTGGTCAATTTTGCTTTGCCTCGGGTACGGGATTTTCGAGGAGTGCAGGATCGCGGGTTTGACGGACGAGGCAATTTTACCCTCGGCATTCGTGAACACACAATATTTCCAGAAATAAATATGGATAAGATTGACCGGGTAAAAGGTCTGAATGTTACCGTGGTCACGTCTGCACGAACAGATAAAGAAGGAAAAATGCTTCTTCAATTACTGGGGATGCCATTTATCAAGTAA
- the rplX gene encoding 50S ribosomal protein L24 — protein sequence MRKNKIRVNDKVMVMTGKDRGKVGTVKSVLYKDENIVVDQVNMVKRHVKGNPYTGKSGGIQDKEAPMHISNVALVCDSCTKPTRIGFTYTEDGRKLRFCKKCHEMLD from the coding sequence ATGCGAAAAAATAAAATCCGAGTCAATGACAAGGTCATGGTCATGACCGGCAAAGATCGGGGCAAGGTAGGAACGGTGAAGTCCGTTCTGTATAAGGACGAAAACATTGTCGTGGACCAGGTAAACATGGTCAAAAGGCACGTAAAAGGCAATCCATACACCGGGAAAAGCGGCGGCATCCAGGACAAGGAAGCCCCGATGCATATATCCAACGTCGCCCTGGTCTGTGATTCCTGCACCAAGCCGACCAGGATCGGATTCACCTATACTGAAGATGGGCGTAAACTCCGGTTCTGCAAGAAATGTCACGAAATGCTTGATTAG
- the rplN gene encoding 50S ribosomal protein L14 codes for MIQVESKLDVADNSGAKKVHCIKVLGGSKRRYASIGDLIVVSVKEAMPHSKVKKGDVYRAVVVRTKKEIGRPNGSYISFDTNSAVLLNNNMDPIGTRIFGPVARELRQRNFMKIVSLAPEVL; via the coding sequence ATGATCCAAGTTGAATCAAAGCTCGATGTTGCAGACAACTCTGGTGCCAAAAAGGTGCATTGCATCAAGGTCCTGGGGGGCAGCAAGCGAAGATACGCGAGTATAGGGGATTTGATCGTCGTTTCGGTCAAAGAGGCCATGCCGCACAGCAAAGTCAAAAAGGGCGATGTATACCGAGCAGTTGTGGTTCGGACCAAAAAAGAAATCGGCCGCCCCAACGGATCATATATCAGCTTTGACACCAACTCCGCTGTGTTGCTGAACAACAATATGGATCCCATTGGGACCAGAATCTTCGGACCAGTTGCCCGGGAGCTAAGACAACGAAACTTCATGAAGATCGTGTCTTTGGCCCCCGAAGTATTGTAG
- the rpsQ gene encoding 30S ribosomal protein S17 encodes MNKSESQGTKRMLTGYVISNKTDKTVVVRCETIVQHALYKKYIRRRKKLMAHDPENTCQIGDKIQIIESRPLSRRKRWHVHSVLEQAV; translated from the coding sequence ATGAATAAATCAGAATCGCAAGGAACCAAACGGATGCTGACCGGATATGTGATCAGCAATAAGACCGACAAAACCGTGGTCGTGCGGTGTGAGACCATTGTTCAGCATGCACTGTACAAAAAATATATCCGGCGCAGAAAAAAACTGATGGCTCATGATCCTGAGAATACATGCCAGATCGGAGACAAGATTCAGATCATTGAGAGCCGCCCGCTGAGCAGGCGGAAGAGATGGCATGTACACTCCGTTCTGGAACAAGCGGTGTAG
- the rpmC gene encoding 50S ribosomal protein L29, with the protein MRAREMRDMTEKELHKKLAEYNQEKFKLRFQHATGQLENTQRIPTVKKNIARILTILRQKEMEQVNE; encoded by the coding sequence ATGCGGGCAAGAGAAATGCGTGATATGACTGAGAAGGAACTGCACAAAAAGTTGGCCGAGTACAATCAGGAAAAGTTCAAGCTGCGCTTTCAGCACGCCACCGGCCAGCTGGAAAACACCCAGCGGATTCCTACGGTCAAGAAGAATATTGCCCGGATTCTGACCATCTTGCGGCAAAAAGAGATGGAGCAGGTCAATGAATAA